The following proteins come from a genomic window of Triticum aestivum cultivar Chinese Spring chromosome 6A, IWGSC CS RefSeq v2.1, whole genome shotgun sequence:
- the LOC123129248 gene encoding uncharacterized protein — MVPSRPCSCRPIYAAAAPSQAARRRRQKAASMPLDVLVDIAVRTDPATLVRCAATCMDRVKEYISLHGPLCLQQGDRFVLPLLRGNLIYQSHGWPKPEEELFLVDTSVPDATKLRTASRGGFPLSSRDGLVLARVGLAQELRVCDPATGRSLTLPSEQAFPRTTGVNYVVLVRGDDKGATSVGRHFQVVKAYLEMSQYSGNLQLQTFSSEHGVWGLYTNNYLPNLFGNHLQQSLGKALVTGGTVHWLCQTDTGSYVLKLRVRAAKVMARMLPKGFPHHEQHQKLLATSSAGRDVLVLVAEEDKISAWAQSKHTGKWQQRPHVVINMTEKISRFLEKAGGSCIPPTNPVQFKLIWFAEKSGTVLIDTCRGFFWLDLQSMEIVRWFLDHRIPYTTHNIPYEMSLTAWVPTFSSTL; from the exons ATGGTGCCGTCGCGTCCTTGCAGTTGCAGGCCGATCTATGCA GCAGCAGCGCCAAGTCAAGCTGCAAGACGGCGGAGGCAGAAGGCAGCGTCAATGCCGTTGGACGTGCTGGTGGACATTGCGGTGCGCACCGACCCGGCCACCCTCGTGCGCTGTGCCGCCACGTGCATGGACCGCGTCAAGGAATACATCAGCCTCCACGGCCCCCTCTGCCTCCAGCAGGGAGACCGCTTCGTGCTCCCCCTCCTACGCGGCAATCTGATCTACCAGTCCCACGGCTGGCCCAAGCCCGAGGAGGAGCTGTTTCTGGTGGACACCAGCGTGCCGGATGCCACCAAGCTGCGCACGGCTAGCCGCGGAGGCTTTCCCCTCTCGTCACGCGATGGTCTTGTCCTCGCCCGTGTAGGCTTGGCACAAGAGCTCCGCGTGTGCGACCCGGCCACCGGCAGGAGTCTCACCCTACCATCCGAACAGGCGTTCCCAAGAACGACTGGGGTAAATTATGTCGTGCTCGTCCGTGGCGATGATAAGGGGGCCACCTCCGTTGGCCGGCATTTTCAAGTGGTCAAGGCATATCTAGAGATGTCACAGTACAGCGGCAACCTGCAGCTCCAGACCTTCTCATCGGAGCATGGCGTGTGGGGCCTCTACACCAACAACTATCTACCTAACCTATTTGGCAACCACTTGCAACAAAGCCTCGGCAAGGCCCTGGTCACCGGCGGCACTGTCCACTGGTTGTGCCAGACTGACACCGGGTCCTATGTCCTGAAGCTCCGTGTCAGAGCGGCAAAGGTGATGGCGAGGATGCTCCCAAAAGGGTTCCCACACCACGAACAACACCAAAAACTTCTAGCAACATCGTCGGCGGGTCGGGATGTGCTTGTGCTCGTCGCTGAAGAGGACAAGATATCGGCATGGGCACAATCAAAGCATACAGGCAAGTGGCAGCAACGGCCACATGTGGTGATCAACATGACGGAGAAAATTTCGCGGTTCCTTGAGAAGGCAGGCGGTAGTTGCATTCCGCCGACGAACCCAGTCCAATTCAAGCTAATCTGGTTTGCCGAGAAGAGCGGTACCGTGCTCATCGACACATGCCGTGGTTTCTTTTGGCTCGACCTGCAGTCTATGGAGATCGTGAGGTGGTTCTTGGATCATAGGATCCCATACACTACCCATAATATCCCCTATGAGATGAGTTTGACGGCTTGGGTTCCAACATTCAGTAGCACTTTGTGA